Proteins from a genomic interval of Anolis sagrei isolate rAnoSag1 chromosome 1, rAnoSag1.mat, whole genome shotgun sequence:
- the NDUFS8 gene encoding NADH dehydrogenase [ubiquinone] iron-sulfur protein 8, mitochondrial isoform X1, translating into MLCPSWNPRFKLKMPVLWLMRQASRTGTPVYLSLSRHLSSTAPRASYKYVNAKEEPTDFKSITDKAAQTLLWTELIRGLAMTMSYLFREPATINYPFEKGPLSPRFRGEHALRRYPSGEERCIACKLCEAVCPAQAITIEAEPRADGSRRTTRYDIDMTKCIYCGFCQEACPVDAIVEGPNFEFSTETHEELLYNKEKLLNNGDKWEAEIAANIQADYLYR; encoded by the exons ATGCTGTGCCCTTCCTG gAATCCCAGGTTCAAGCTGAAAATGCCTGTCCTGTGGCTGATGCGCCAGGCCTCCCGAACAG GGACTCCAGTGTATCTGAGTCTTTCCCGACATCTCAGCAGCACAGCCCCCAGAGCATCCTACA AATATGTGAATGCAAAGGAGGAGCCAACAGATTTTAAATCAATCACTGATAAGGCTGCACAGACACTCCTATGGACAGAACTTATCCGAG GTTTGGCTATGACCATGAGCTACTTGTTCAGGGAACCTGCCACTATCAACTATCCCTTTGAGAAGGGTCCCTTGAGCCCCCGTTTCCGAGGGGAGCATGCCCTGCGCAGATACCCATCTGGAGAGGAGAGGTGTATTGCTTGCAAGCTCTGTGAAGCTGTATGCCCTGCTCAG GCAATAACAATTGAGGCAGAACCCCGTGCTGATGGCAGCCGCAGAACTACACGCTATGACATAGACATGACCAAGTGCATTTATTGTGGATTCTGTCAGGAGGCCTGCCCTGTTGATGCCATCGTGGAG GGTCCGAACTTTGAGTTCTCTACTGAAACACATGAAGAGCTTCTCTACAACAAGGAAAAGTTGCTCAACAATGGTGACAAGTGGGAAGCTGAGATTGCTGCTAATATCCAAGCTGACTATTTGTATCGATGA
- the NDUFS8 gene encoding NADH dehydrogenase [ubiquinone] iron-sulfur protein 8, mitochondrial isoform X2, whose translation MPVLWLMRQASRTGTPVYLSLSRHLSSTAPRASYKYVNAKEEPTDFKSITDKAAQTLLWTELIRGLAMTMSYLFREPATINYPFEKGPLSPRFRGEHALRRYPSGEERCIACKLCEAVCPAQAITIEAEPRADGSRRTTRYDIDMTKCIYCGFCQEACPVDAIVEGPNFEFSTETHEELLYNKEKLLNNGDKWEAEIAANIQADYLYR comes from the exons ATGCCTGTCCTGTGGCTGATGCGCCAGGCCTCCCGAACAG GGACTCCAGTGTATCTGAGTCTTTCCCGACATCTCAGCAGCACAGCCCCCAGAGCATCCTACA AATATGTGAATGCAAAGGAGGAGCCAACAGATTTTAAATCAATCACTGATAAGGCTGCACAGACACTCCTATGGACAGAACTTATCCGAG GTTTGGCTATGACCATGAGCTACTTGTTCAGGGAACCTGCCACTATCAACTATCCCTTTGAGAAGGGTCCCTTGAGCCCCCGTTTCCGAGGGGAGCATGCCCTGCGCAGATACCCATCTGGAGAGGAGAGGTGTATTGCTTGCAAGCTCTGTGAAGCTGTATGCCCTGCTCAG GCAATAACAATTGAGGCAGAACCCCGTGCTGATGGCAGCCGCAGAACTACACGCTATGACATAGACATGACCAAGTGCATTTATTGTGGATTCTGTCAGGAGGCCTGCCCTGTTGATGCCATCGTGGAG GGTCCGAACTTTGAGTTCTCTACTGAAACACATGAAGAGCTTCTCTACAACAAGGAAAAGTTGCTCAACAATGGTGACAAGTGGGAAGCTGAGATTGCTGCTAATATCCAAGCTGACTATTTGTATCGATGA